A genome region from Bifidobacterium coryneforme includes the following:
- a CDS encoding serine dehydratase beta chain gives MGKYRSVFDIIGPVMIGPSSSHTAGAVSIGRIGHILAGGIPDRAVIHYYESFARTHKGHGTDYAIASGLLGLAPDDPKVPNALAIACGMGVDIEFIEEDGDSPIHHPNTAVLDMEKDGKVVSFWACSIGGGTIEVRRIRMDGYDMRPSGLLPMLFIEENHSRSDSDKALSTVEAMLGRGGHVMQKTIYPKIDGEGRRMIGFELEHPLSAAQQDEIDVLASRLIYLH, from the coding sequence ATGGGTAAGTACCGCAGTGTGTTCGACATCATCGGCCCTGTGATGATCGGGCCCTCCAGTTCCCATACGGCGGGGGCCGTCTCCATCGGGAGAATCGGTCATATCCTTGCAGGTGGCATACCCGACAGGGCCGTGATTCATTACTATGAGTCCTTTGCCCGGACCCACAAGGGGCACGGGACCGATTACGCCATCGCCAGCGGTCTTCTTGGCCTGGCCCCGGATGATCCCAAGGTTCCCAACGCCTTGGCCATCGCCTGCGGCATGGGTGTGGATATCGAGTTCATCGAGGAGGATGGCGACAGCCCCATCCACCATCCCAATACGGCCGTCCTGGATATGGAAAAGGACGGGAAGGTCGTCTCCTTCTGGGCCTGTTCCATCGGCGGAGGGACCATCGAGGTCCGTCGAATCCGAATGGATGGTTATGACATGAGGCCTTCCGGTCTCCTGCCCATGCTCTTCATCGAGGAGAACCATTCCCGGAGCGACTCCGACAAGGCGCTTTCAACCGTTGAGGCAATGCTGGGCCGGGGCGGCCATGTCATGCAGAAGACCATATATCCCAAAATTGATGGCGAGGGTCGGCGGATGATTGGTTTTGAGTTGGAGCATCCCCTCTCCGCGGCTCAACAGGACGAGATCGATGTCCTCGCGTCGCGGCTGATCTACCTTCACTGA
- the rpiA gene encoding ribose-5-phosphate isomerase RpiA, which translates to MDKTEQDRLKMAAGIEAAKLVENDMIVGLGTGSTVRFFVDELGRRVQEEGLTFTGVTTSLRTKEQAEGYGINIVDVDDVDHIDITIDGADEVDKNFDGIKGGGAALLWEKIVATNSSKIVWIVDESKVVDTIGRFPLPVEVIPFGERHVLDRFKERGYEPVLRLDDQGQRVLTDEHNHVIDLHMEKIEHPEDLAQDLITTVGVVEHGLFLNMVDTVIVGDPNGPRVMTNSNK; encoded by the coding sequence ATGGACAAGACCGAACAGGACAGGCTGAAGATGGCCGCCGGCATCGAAGCGGCCAAGCTGGTCGAGAACGACATGATCGTCGGCCTGGGCACCGGATCGACGGTGCGATTCTTCGTCGATGAACTGGGTCGCCGCGTGCAGGAGGAGGGGCTGACGTTCACGGGGGTCACCACCTCCCTCCGCACCAAGGAACAGGCCGAGGGATACGGCATCAACATCGTTGACGTGGATGATGTAGACCATATCGACATCACCATCGACGGCGCCGACGAGGTTGACAAGAACTTCGACGGCATCAAGGGTGGCGGCGCCGCACTGCTCTGGGAGAAGATCGTCGCCACCAATTCCAGCAAGATCGTTTGGATCGTCGATGAGTCAAAGGTCGTTGACACCATCGGCCGATTCCCCCTGCCCGTGGAAGTCATCCCCTTCGGCGAGCGCCACGTCCTGGACCGCTTCAAGGAGCGGGGCTACGAACCCGTCCTCCGTCTCGACGACCAGGGCCAGCGGGTACTGACCGATGAGCACAATCACGTCATCGACCTCCACATGGAGAAGATCGAGCATCCCGAGGATCTGGCCCAGGACCTGATCACCACCGTAGGCGTGGTGGAGCATGGACTCTTCCTGAACATGGTCGACACCGTCATTGTCGGCGACCCCAACGGCCCACGAGTCATGACGAACTCCAACAAGTAG
- a CDS encoding type I restriction endonuclease, with the protein MEFDEAVKNVVSKIKNLKDSIDTEEATKTAFIMPFIGQVLGYDVFDPGEVIPEFTADVGVKKGEKVDYALVLDGQVQILIECKKIGSQLSVENASQLFRYFATTHARIGVLTNGQIWNFYMDIDEPNRMDSKPFLVLDLLNIDETVLPELLKLTKPAFDIDSIASSAEELKYVGALKRAVADEFRTPSDDFVKLLAGHVYDGAFRQSVMDKFHPLVDKALKRFLTDQVNDRLKTALGSDDIKVEAPSQSDEQNSDKSSTDEADDSIETTEDELTAYRIVKAIACSDVDSSRITMRDAKMYCAIFLDDNNRRPVVRLFFNGRQKYLGLFDENKTVTRVPIDNFDEIYQYSDQIRDQVQRLVTSE; encoded by the coding sequence ATGGAATTCGACGAGGCCGTCAAGAATGTGGTGTCGAAGATTAAGAACCTAAAGGACTCTATCGATACCGAGGAAGCCACGAAAACAGCGTTCATAATGCCGTTCATCGGTCAGGTCCTCGGATACGATGTATTCGACCCCGGCGAGGTCATTCCTGAATTCACTGCCGATGTCGGCGTGAAGAAAGGGGAGAAAGTAGACTATGCACTGGTTCTCGATGGGCAAGTGCAAATTCTCATCGAATGCAAGAAAATCGGGTCACAACTCTCGGTAGAAAACGCAAGCCAGCTCTTCCGTTATTTTGCAACGACCCATGCGCGCATCGGTGTGCTTACAAACGGGCAAATATGGAACTTCTATATGGACATTGATGAACCCAACCGTATGGATTCCAAGCCATTTCTTGTTCTCGATCTGCTCAATATCGATGAAACAGTTCTCCCCGAACTGCTAAAGCTCACCAAACCCGCCTTTGACATTGACAGCATTGCTAGCTCAGCAGAAGAGCTTAAATATGTTGGCGCGCTGAAGAGAGCTGTAGCAGACGAATTTCGCACCCCCTCCGATGACTTTGTAAAGCTCCTTGCAGGGCATGTCTATGATGGCGCATTTCGTCAGAGCGTCATGGACAAGTTCCATCCTCTCGTAGACAAAGCCCTGAAGCGTTTCCTAACAGATCAGGTCAATGACAGACTCAAGACCGCTCTAGGCTCCGATGACATCAAGGTTGAAGCACCTTCTCAGAGCGATGAACAAAACTCCGATAAGAGCAGTACTGACGAAGCGGACGACAGCATTGAGACCACCGAAGATGAGCTCACAGCCTATCGCATCGTCAAAGCCATTGCTTGCAGCGATGTCGACTCATCCCGGATTACCATGCGAGATGCAAAGATGTACTGCGCCATCTTCCTGGACGACAACAACCGACGCCCCGTAGTCAGACTTTTCTTCAATGGAAGGCAGAAGTACCTGGGGCTCTTTGACGAGAATAAAACCGTAACGCGGGTACCTATCGACAACTTCGATGAAATATACCAGTACTCAGATCAGATTCGAGACCAGGTACAGAGACTCGTAACGAGCGAGTAA
- a CDS encoding ribonuclease H family protein — MTNDKTVVVSTDGSALSNPNGPMGWAWADHQGGDADAGGASNGTNQIGELCAVLQALRAHPGSDSLVIQTDSQYAINCSSKWVHGWKKKGWKNAAGKPVKNRQLIEAIDKEIRQRQGSVTFVWVKGHAGDAFNEKVDSLARGYAESAKNGGRTGCLPIEGWQSLLCSDYTQGLQVPDEVQQELDGGPAVLDARGRKRSTTSSDDRPLPTEEEEMETTTAEAEDSSITNTQSQAEQPPENDSDINEQAEPEGRDDLKQSADAVPDERNDDPPAQAMNAQVPDSPESTEPDMACPPEEDGAPSSAEPTDTPPTSRGLLTKGEVVITPPPSQSPSFAGHRLHITGSIEIDGYIDQEGRVVIDQAPFRLHGIEIDD; from the coding sequence ATGACAAACGATAAGACCGTGGTCGTCTCAACAGACGGCAGCGCCCTGAGCAATCCCAACGGACCCATGGGATGGGCCTGGGCCGACCACCAGGGTGGGGATGCAGACGCAGGAGGGGCCAGCAACGGCACCAACCAGATCGGCGAGCTCTGCGCCGTGCTCCAGGCCCTGCGTGCCCACCCCGGAAGCGATTCCCTGGTAATTCAGACCGACTCGCAGTACGCCATCAACTGCTCCTCCAAGTGGGTGCACGGATGGAAGAAGAAGGGGTGGAAGAACGCCGCAGGCAAGCCGGTCAAGAACCGCCAGCTGATTGAGGCCATCGACAAGGAAATCAGGCAACGCCAGGGGTCCGTGACCTTCGTATGGGTCAAGGGCCATGCCGGCGATGCCTTCAACGAGAAGGTCGACTCCCTGGCCCGGGGGTACGCCGAATCAGCCAAGAACGGTGGACGCACCGGATGCCTGCCCATCGAGGGGTGGCAGTCGCTCCTGTGCTCCGACTACACCCAGGGGCTGCAGGTACCGGATGAGGTACAGCAGGAGCTGGATGGGGGACCTGCCGTTCTGGATGCCCGGGGACGCAAGCGCAGCACCACCAGCTCCGACGACCGGCCGCTTCCCACCGAGGAGGAAGAGATGGAAACAACGACCGCAGAAGCAGAAGATTCGTCAATCACAAACACCCAGTCGCAAGCCGAACAGCCGCCTGAGAACGATTCTGACATCAATGAACAAGCGGAGCCGGAAGGGCGGGATGATTTAAAACAATCGGCAGATGCAGTACCTGATGAGCGGAATGACGATCCGCCGGCGCAGGCAATGAACGCCCAGGTCCCTGATTCCCCGGAGAGCACAGAACCAGACATGGCCTGTCCGCCCGAAGAGGACGGGGCCCCATCATCAGCAGAGCCGACGGACACTCCCCCGACCTCCCGAGGACTGCTGACCAAGGGCGAGGTCGTCATAACCCCGCCCCCCTCGCAGAGCCCCAGTTTCGCTGGACACAGGCTCCACATCACCGGTTCGATTGAAATCGACGGGTACATAGACCAGGAGGGCAGGGTGGTCATCGACCAGGCCCCCTTCCGCCTGCACGGCATCGAAATCGATGACTGA
- a CDS encoding 30S ribosomal protein bS22: MGSVIKKRRKRMSKKKHRKMLRKTRHQRK; this comes from the coding sequence ATGGGTTCTGTCATCAAGAAGCGCCGCAAGCGGATGAGCAAGAAGAAGCACCGCAAAATGCTGCGTAAGACTCGTCACCAGCGCAAGTAG
- a CDS encoding diacylglycerol/lipid kinase family protein yields MPTPAVVFLCTLAGLAIVFAAVALLMRAYKQREFARKLEARDDDQVSYAFIINPSKPQAAETREHIQAYCKAKHIREVRFIETRLDRDGKACALMALEQGAQVVVAVGGDGTVRTVASALAGTGQAMGIIPIGTGNLFARNMGIPVGNLDAALTVATSHGSNLVDVGRMFLLDGQDKDRGHAFLIIAGIGFDALMIDDTDPNLKKTVSWLAYFISGAKHLFAPKYTGDISITRPDQVTQTNTSVTFRTFMAGNCGEIPGFSLMPNASWDDGNLDFEIIDTSAGLIGWANLFGDVMHQTITRKASKSPLSTNSTIVQLQGPRAEIKLDDPALAQVDGDILGETRHIALEVERQALNVRVPQTD; encoded by the coding sequence ATGCCAACTCCAGCAGTCGTCTTCCTGTGCACTCTGGCAGGACTTGCCATTGTCTTTGCGGCGGTGGCCCTTCTCATGCGCGCTTACAAACAGCGGGAGTTCGCACGCAAACTGGAGGCCAGGGACGACGACCAGGTCAGTTACGCCTTCATCATCAACCCCTCCAAACCCCAGGCCGCCGAGACCCGTGAACACATCCAGGCCTACTGCAAGGCCAAACACATCCGTGAGGTTCGCTTCATTGAGACCCGGCTGGACAGGGATGGGAAGGCATGCGCCCTGATGGCACTTGAACAGGGGGCCCAGGTGGTCGTCGCCGTCGGTGGCGACGGGACGGTTCGGACAGTGGCAAGCGCCCTGGCTGGAACCGGGCAGGCCATGGGCATCATTCCCATCGGGACCGGCAACCTCTTCGCCAGGAACATGGGCATTCCCGTCGGCAATCTGGACGCCGCCCTGACCGTGGCGACCTCACACGGATCCAACCTGGTGGACGTGGGCCGCATGTTCCTCCTGGACGGACAGGACAAGGACCGCGGGCATGCCTTCCTGATCATCGCCGGCATCGGGTTCGACGCACTGATGATCGACGACACGGACCCCAATCTCAAGAAGACCGTGAGCTGGCTGGCCTACTTCATCAGTGGAGCCAAGCACCTGTTCGCCCCCAAATACACCGGCGACATATCCATCACCCGCCCCGACCAGGTGACCCAGACCAACACATCAGTGACCTTCCGCACCTTCATGGCCGGCAACTGCGGCGAGATTCCGGGATTCTCCCTGATGCCCAACGCGTCCTGGGACGACGGAAACCTGGACTTCGAAATCATCGACACCTCGGCGGGACTCATAGGCTGGGCCAACCTCTTCGGCGATGTCATGCACCAGACCATCACCCGCAAGGCCAGCAAGTCACCCCTTTCCACCAACTCGACCATCGTCCAGCTCCAGGGGCCCCGGGCGGAAATCAAGCTGGATGACCCTGCCCTGGCACAGGTTGACGGGGACATCCTGGGAGAGACCCGCCACATCGCCCTTGAGGTGGAGCGTCAGGCCCTGAATGTCCGGGTGCCCCAGACCGACTGA
- a CDS encoding Type 1 glutamine amidotransferase-like domain-containing protein has translation MKQLFLTSSFAEVADKVEDAAGDSLKGRTVAFIATANLPEESDWYVRDARKAFADLGCRIDELEISTADQDTIRKSLEEDELIYLSGGNTFFLLQELQKTGAGEQIKDQVNRGKLYIGESAGSVVTGPDIAYLEAMDPRSAAPDLASTEGLNLVDFHPLPHYTEEPFAETNYKIIEQYRDSLPIVAITNSQVIRVCDRCLSIL, from the coding sequence ATGAAACAGCTTTTCCTGACTTCATCGTTCGCCGAAGTAGCCGACAAGGTTGAAGACGCTGCCGGAGATTCCCTGAAAGGACGGACCGTCGCCTTCATTGCTACGGCCAACCTGCCAGAGGAATCCGATTGGTACGTACGGGATGCCCGTAAGGCCTTTGCCGACCTAGGATGCCGGATTGACGAGCTGGAAATATCGACCGCCGACCAGGACACCATCAGGAAGAGCCTGGAAGAGGATGAGCTGATTTACCTGTCAGGAGGCAATACCTTCTTTCTCCTGCAGGAACTGCAGAAGACCGGTGCCGGCGAGCAGATCAAGGACCAGGTCAACCGCGGCAAACTCTACATCGGCGAGTCAGCAGGCTCCGTCGTCACCGGACCGGACATCGCTTACCTGGAGGCCATGGACCCGAGATCGGCAGCCCCGGACCTGGCCTCCACCGAGGGACTCAACCTGGTGGATTTCCATCCATTACCCCATTACACCGAGGAACCCTTCGCCGAAACCAACTACAAGATCATCGAGCAGTACCGGGATTCCCTCCCCATCGTCGCCATCACCAACAGCCAGGTCATCAGGGTATGCGACAGGTGCCTGTCCATCCTTTGA
- the radA gene encoding DNA repair protein RadA produces MAKTGLQYVCTDCGWTGAKWFGRCPQCGQWGTVEEFREPRSRSAEGPGSAAGGGHTRPAKPGSEEAKPITRVGSEDPTRVPTGFTEFDRVLGGGIVPGSVILVAGEPGIGKSTLLLETAGRVAGRNNDGTKVLYVSGEESQAQVRMRATRVGAVKDSLLLASTTDLATVLGLIEQEKPDLVIVDSAQTIVSDKVDGISGGSTQVREVAISLIDMAKTYDIPVLLVGHVTKDGSIAGPRTLEHLVDVVCQFEGDSQTALRMLRATKNRFGPTDEVGCFDMGEQGIEEVTDPTGLFLSASQDQVDGTCVTFTLDGHRSLPIEIQALVTASVLPTPRRNTNGIDTNRLSMLAAVLYRHGHVNLLTKDLYVSTIAGGLAKEPGCDLAIVSALASAASAKPIEKTTCAIGEISLTGQVRPVPQLNHRLNEAARLGFTRALIPVARGKRTTKPIPGLEVVEVSTLTDALDALGVR; encoded by the coding sequence ATGGCCAAGACTGGATTGCAATACGTCTGCACCGACTGCGGATGGACCGGCGCAAAGTGGTTCGGGCGCTGCCCTCAATGCGGGCAGTGGGGAACCGTCGAAGAGTTCCGCGAACCCCGATCCAGGAGTGCGGAGGGGCCGGGTTCCGCCGCAGGCGGAGGTCACACACGCCCGGCCAAGCCCGGCTCGGAAGAGGCGAAACCCATCACCCGGGTAGGTTCCGAAGACCCCACCAGGGTACCCACCGGATTCACCGAGTTCGACAGGGTCCTGGGCGGTGGGATCGTGCCCGGGTCGGTCATATTGGTGGCCGGGGAGCCCGGAATCGGCAAGTCCACACTTCTCCTGGAAACGGCTGGCCGGGTGGCCGGCAGGAACAATGACGGCACCAAGGTCCTCTATGTATCCGGAGAGGAATCCCAGGCCCAGGTGCGCATGAGGGCCACCCGTGTCGGGGCCGTCAAGGATTCACTCCTCCTGGCCTCCACAACAGATCTGGCCACGGTGCTGGGGCTTATCGAACAGGAGAAGCCCGACCTGGTCATCGTCGATTCGGCCCAGACCATCGTTTCCGACAAGGTTGATGGAATCTCGGGAGGGTCGACCCAGGTACGGGAGGTGGCCATATCCCTGATCGACATGGCCAAGACCTATGACATTCCCGTCCTCCTGGTGGGTCACGTAACCAAGGATGGGTCCATTGCGGGTCCACGCACCCTGGAGCATCTGGTCGATGTGGTCTGCCAGTTCGAGGGCGACTCCCAGACCGCCCTGCGCATGCTGAGGGCGACCAAAAACCGGTTCGGTCCTACCGACGAGGTCGGTTGCTTCGACATGGGCGAGCAGGGCATCGAAGAGGTGACCGACCCCACCGGCCTCTTCCTTTCGGCCTCCCAGGACCAGGTGGATGGGACCTGTGTCACCTTCACACTTGACGGACACAGGAGCCTGCCCATCGAGATCCAGGCACTGGTCACAGCCTCCGTCCTGCCGACACCCAGGCGGAACACCAACGGCATCGACACCAACCGTCTGTCCATGCTGGCTGCGGTCCTCTACCGGCACGGGCATGTGAACCTGCTTACCAAGGACTTGTACGTGTCCACGATTGCCGGCGGGCTGGCCAAGGAGCCGGGTTGCGACCTGGCCATCGTCTCGGCCCTGGCCAGCGCCGCCAGCGCCAAGCCCATCGAAAAGACCACCTGCGCCATCGGAGAGATTTCCCTGACCGGCCAGGTACGGCCGGTGCCCCAACTGAACCATCGGCTGAACGAGGCCGCCCGGTTGGGATTCACCCGTGCCCTGATACCTGTCGCCAGGGGGAAAAGAACCACCAAGCCCATTCCCGGGTTGGAGGTTGTTGAGGTATCCACCCTGACCGATGCTCTGGATGCCCTGGGGGTCCGCTGA
- the serS gene encoding serine--tRNA ligase: MLDIQFIREHPDVVKESQRKRGESVELVDEVLKADDQRRSALQAYETSRAEQKSLGRQVASASGDSKAELIAGTKKLAEQVGRNKTAADEATAEYTNLLWRFSNLVEPEAPEGGEDDYVVVKQVGTPRNFKSEGFDPKNHLDLGVGVAGIDMRRGVKISGSRFYFLRGDVARMEIAMLTMAVDQAQEHGFIPTITPTLVRPEVMAGTGFLNSHADEIYRLREPDDQYLVGTSEVALAGMHEGEILDLSDGPLRYCGWSSCYRREAGAAGKDTMGIIRVHQFNKVEMFVYCKQEDSREQHQQLLAMEQEMLEKVDVPYRIIDTAAGDLGSSAARKFDCEAWVPTQNRYRELTSTSNCTEYQARRLNERERLEDGSTRSVSTLNGTLATTRWLVAILENHQNADGSIVVPEAMRSYMGGKEVLEPTKWEV; the protein is encoded by the coding sequence ATGCTAGATATCCAGTTCATTCGCGAGCATCCCGATGTGGTTAAGGAATCCCAGCGAAAGCGCGGCGAGTCCGTGGAACTCGTCGACGAGGTTCTCAAGGCCGACGACCAGCGCAGATCGGCGCTCCAGGCCTACGAAACTTCCAGGGCCGAGCAGAAGTCCTTGGGCAGACAGGTGGCCTCGGCATCAGGTGATTCCAAGGCGGAGCTGATTGCCGGGACCAAGAAGCTGGCCGAGCAGGTCGGACGCAACAAGACCGCTGCTGATGAGGCTACGGCCGAATACACGAATCTCCTGTGGCGATTCAGCAATCTCGTGGAGCCCGAGGCACCCGAAGGCGGCGAGGATGATTACGTGGTCGTCAAGCAGGTCGGCACGCCGCGGAACTTCAAGTCCGAAGGCTTCGACCCCAAGAACCATCTGGACCTGGGTGTGGGTGTGGCTGGAATCGACATGCGCCGGGGCGTCAAGATCTCAGGATCCCGCTTCTACTTCCTCCGGGGAGATGTGGCCCGTATGGAGATCGCCATGCTGACCATGGCCGTGGATCAGGCGCAGGAGCATGGCTTCATCCCGACCATCACCCCGACACTGGTCCGCCCCGAGGTCATGGCAGGCACCGGCTTCCTCAATTCGCATGCAGATGAGATATATCGTCTGCGTGAGCCCGATGACCAATACCTGGTGGGCACTTCTGAGGTGGCCCTTGCCGGTATGCATGAGGGCGAGATTCTCGATTTGTCCGATGGGCCCCTGCGTTACTGCGGATGGTCCAGCTGCTACCGCCGTGAGGCAGGCGCCGCCGGCAAGGACACCATGGGCATCATCCGCGTCCACCAGTTCAACAAGGTGGAGATGTTCGTCTACTGCAAGCAGGAGGACTCCCGCGAACAGCACCAGCAGCTGCTGGCCATGGAGCAGGAGATGCTGGAGAAGGTCGACGTGCCCTATCGCATCATCGATACGGCGGCGGGCGATTTGGGATCCTCTGCCGCAAGGAAGTTCGACTGCGAGGCCTGGGTGCCTACTCAGAACCGTTATCGCGAGCTGACCTCCACCTCCAACTGCACCGAGTACCAGGCCCGCCGTCTGAACGAGCGTGAACGCCTGGAAGACGGGTCGACCCGCTCGGTCAGCACCCTGAACGGCACGCTTGCCACGACTCGCTGGCTGGTTGCCATCCTGGAGAACCACCAGAACGCCGACGGATCCATAGTGGTACCGGAGGCCATGCGCTCCTATATGGGTGGCAAGGAGGTCCTTGAACCCACCAAGTGGGAGGTCTGA
- the pgm gene encoding phosphoglucomutase (alpha-D-glucose-1,6-bisphosphate-dependent), with protein MAAQNAGMPATPDDLINLDDLIGKYYDLVPDPGNDAQKVSFGTSGHRGSALTTSFNEAHIVAISQAIAERRKAEGVTGPLYLGRDTHGLSLPAWKTAIEVLTANGVRVRIDANDDYTPTPTVSQAILTHNRATDGTQRFTGSDLADGIVVTPSHNPPTDGGFKYDPPTGGPAPAETTNAIAARANELLGDYRRVRRIPFEQAIESDLVERFDFREHYVADLGNVIDFDLIRSSGVRLGIDPLGGASVNYWPLINERYGLNIGVVNPEVDPTWRFMTVDHDGKIRMDPSSPFAMKGLVNRLEAGAWDAYDLVGGTDPDADRHGIVCPGSGVMNPNHYIAVCAEYLFSGNRPGWPEGAGIGKTLVSSSLIDRVAASIGARLVEVPVGFKWFVDPLFKGEVAFGGEESSGMSFLRRDGRVWTTDKDGLIPDLLAAEITARTGKNPAQLHQEQVERFGQSWYTRVDTPTTLEQKQKFARLNGDDVTASTLAGEPITAKLTEAPGNQARIGGIKVTTKDNWFAARPSGTENIYKVYAESFVSPEALEQVLDEAGQVVDKALG; from the coding sequence ATGGCAGCACAGAATGCGGGCATGCCCGCCACACCTGATGATCTGATCAACCTGGACGACCTGATCGGCAAGTACTACGACCTTGTTCCCGATCCCGGCAACGATGCCCAGAAGGTCTCCTTCGGCACCTCAGGTCATCGCGGGTCGGCCCTGACCACCTCGTTCAACGAGGCTCATATCGTCGCCATCAGCCAGGCCATTGCCGAACGACGCAAGGCCGAGGGAGTCACCGGCCCCCTCTACCTCGGGCGGGACACCCACGGCCTATCCCTTCCTGCGTGGAAGACCGCAATCGAGGTACTGACAGCCAACGGGGTCCGGGTCCGGATAGACGCCAACGACGACTACACCCCCACCCCCACCGTCTCCCAAGCCATATTGACCCACAACCGTGCCACTGACGGAACCCAGCGCTTCACTGGCTCTGACCTGGCGGACGGAATCGTGGTGACCCCCTCACACAACCCGCCCACCGACGGCGGATTCAAGTATGACCCGCCCACAGGGGGGCCGGCCCCCGCCGAGACGACCAATGCCATCGCCGCACGAGCCAATGAGCTTCTGGGCGACTACCGGCGGGTAAGGCGGATTCCCTTCGAGCAGGCCATCGAGTCCGATCTGGTGGAGCGGTTCGACTTCCGCGAGCACTACGTGGCCGACCTGGGCAATGTCATCGACTTCGACCTGATTCGCTCCTCGGGCGTACGTCTGGGCATCGACCCGCTCGGCGGTGCATCGGTCAACTACTGGCCCCTGATAAACGAACGGTATGGGCTGAACATCGGTGTCGTGAATCCTGAGGTGGACCCAACCTGGCGGTTCATGACCGTCGACCACGACGGAAAGATACGGATGGATCCCAGCTCCCCCTTTGCCATGAAGGGCCTGGTGAACAGGCTCGAAGCCGGGGCCTGGGATGCTTACGACCTGGTAGGCGGCACAGACCCCGATGCGGACCGTCACGGCATCGTCTGCCCGGGCAGTGGAGTCATGAATCCCAACCATTACATCGCCGTCTGCGCCGAGTACCTCTTCTCGGGCAACCGGCCCGGATGGCCCGAGGGCGCCGGTATCGGCAAGACCCTGGTCTCCTCATCCCTGATCGACCGCGTGGCCGCCTCCATCGGGGCAAGACTGGTCGAGGTGCCCGTGGGCTTCAAGTGGTTCGTTGACCCCCTCTTCAAGGGTGAGGTCGCCTTTGGCGGCGAGGAGAGCTCCGGCATGAGTTTCCTGCGTCGGGACGGCCGGGTCTGGACGACAGACAAGGACGGACTGATTCCCGACCTCCTGGCCGCGGAAATCACGGCGCGGACAGGGAAGAACCCGGCCCAACTCCACCAGGAGCAGGTCGAACGCTTCGGCCAGAGTTGGTATACGCGTGTCGACACCCCCACCACCCTGGAACAGAAACAGAAGTTCGCCCGTCTGAACGGCGACGACGTCACCGCTTCAACCCTGGCCGGTGAGCCCATCACCGCCAAGCTGACCGAGGCACCGGGCAACCAGGCAAGGATAGGCGGCATCAAGGTGACCACCAAGGACAATTGGTTCGCCGCCCGCCCCTCCGGCACCGAGAACATCTATAAGGTCTACGCCGAGTCCTTCGTCTCCCCCGAGGCCTTGGAGCAGGTCCTGGACGAGGCCGGCCAGGTGGTTGACAAGGCCCTGGGCTGA
- the sdaAA gene encoding L-serine ammonia-lyase, iron-sulfur-dependent, subunit alpha produces the protein MFGSIAELVGAAEKTGTPISELMIQQECARSGRTRDQVWSRMSQDLDVMLAAAKKGSEGRGVFSKTGLSGGEAALLDRYRRSRTTLSGDTMVGAVVAAMATNEVNAAMGVICATPTAGSSGTLPGVINALRERIDLSREGQVRCLFTAGAFGLVTANKAMIAGATGGCQAEVGSASAMAAAAAVEAAGGDPATCAEAFAMALSNLLGLVCDPVAGLVEVPCIKRNAIGTANALICADIALSGGTSKIPADQVVAAMKSIGEAMPASLRETGAGGLADTPAGREFRKTVFGE, from the coding sequence ATGTTCGGTTCGATTGCTGAGTTGGTCGGCGCTGCAGAGAAGACAGGGACACCCATCTCCGAGCTGATGATCCAGCAGGAGTGCGCCAGATCGGGGCGGACCCGGGACCAGGTCTGGTCGAGGATGTCGCAGGATCTGGATGTCATGCTGGCCGCCGCCAAGAAAGGGTCGGAGGGCCGGGGCGTTTTCTCCAAGACCGGGCTGAGCGGGGGAGAGGCCGCGCTCCTGGACAGGTATAGGCGAAGTCGGACCACCTTGAGCGGTGACACCATGGTCGGGGCGGTGGTTGCGGCCATGGCCACCAATGAGGTCAACGCCGCCATGGGGGTTATCTGCGCAACGCCGACGGCAGGTTCCTCCGGCACTCTGCCAGGGGTCATCAATGCCCTCAGGGAGCGGATTGACCTTTCCAGGGAGGGGCAGGTCAGATGTCTGTTCACTGCTGGGGCCTTCGGTCTGGTTACTGCCAACAAGGCGATGATTGCCGGGGCCACTGGTGGCTGCCAGGCCGAGGTCGGGAGTGCGTCCGCCATGGCCGCGGCTGCCGCGGTCGAAGCCGCAGGTGGGGATCCGGCAACCTGTGCCGAGGCATTCGCCATGGCGTTGAGCAACCTCCTCGGCCTGGTCTGCGATCCGGTGGCCGGACTCGTTGAGGTTCCCTGTATCAAGAGGAACGCCATAGGTACGGCCAACGCCCTGATTTGCGCCGACATTGCCCTCTCCGGAGGGACAAGCAAGATTCCTGCCGACCAGGTGGTTGCGGCCATGAAATCCATCGGAGAGGCCATGCCTGCATCCCTGCGCGAGACCGGGGCGGGTGGTCTGGCCGATACCCCTGCCGGCAGGGAGTTCAGAAAGACCGTTTTCGGCGAATAG